From Punica granatum isolate Tunisia-2019 chromosome 1, ASM765513v2, whole genome shotgun sequence:
ATTCTGACGAGCAGTTATTTCATTCTGACAAACAGTAATTTCCATTCGACAAACattttgtttatattttttatgttcCGACAAGCAGCAACCCTTGTAAATACTTTTTGTTATTGAATAAAGCTTGTTGTTTTATATTTCCTGCCAGCTTATTTTCTCGCACTCATTTAATTTACCttgttttatttaaattttcacaaATACTCCCAAGTCCTTTTGCAAAGCAAGGTCCGACCAATCGTTTCTGATTAGAAGTTAGAATTTTGCGCACAAGCACTTTCGAGACGTTAGTCTCTAACACGCCTACAACACGTAACATTGAGTCACGGATTTGTCGTCAACAggatcacaccacatgtatggTGGTCGCTAGCAACTCAGCTCTCCATTTTAGAAAACACGTAGTAGGGCGAAAGCAAACGAGTCTTATATCTTCTCAAATTTGCTGACTGAACAATGGATAAGGGAAAAGATTTTCTTAAACAAATATTCTGCATTCAAAGTTTTACAACTTGAAATAATGACATGGGCTTTTCTTCTTATTGATATTTGTTGAATTTGAGAGACACAATCTATATGCAAACAAACTTTACAGATACGGATCGATGCTAAATTTGTGCGTGATAAGTAAATGTCgataaatcttttttcttttttcctgacCGTGTGAACAATTAATCCATTGCATCAGtttattaccaaaaaaacaagAATCTAATACAAATATTATATACGCTGAAAAAATTTTGGTACCGAATTATTCTCCGATTTAGTGGAAAAATTAATGGATACCACGTCTCAAATTACAACTTGTGGTCTAATCATGTAGGTATCCtcatataataatttctcaagaAATTTGTTCGGACCAcgtctttttctttcttttcttttccttttttttgtctGTTATAAATACTCCTCAACCACGTCTCATCATCGTCACTATAATTACTTTCactatatgtgtgtgtgcgtgtgtgtgtgtatttgATGTTTCTGGCGTTGATTTTGTTGGATGTCAATTTTCCTCTCCTCGTTTCCTCTGAAAAGGTTCCAAATTTCTCGTCCCGTCAGGCAGACTGCGCAATACAGCATATTAGGCAATGGGCCTGGTCAGAAGTACTGCCAGAAAAGCCCATTGATTTCCCAAAAAGTTGGGCCGAGTGCGTGGATTGATTatctcctatatatatatatatgtacgtgtCTTTGGTATAACTATGTATATATTGGACACTAATTTGATACATTCATTTAGAAAGAGGGCGTAGTGCATGGCACACACTTTTGCCTATTAAAGAATAGGTTGCAGATTCGATTCTTATGGTGAGACTACAAGTACTCTTTCATGTTCACAATAATATTTTTGACATAATATATTTGTTCCTGTTAGGATCTGACAGTGATATGCATGTTCTTTGTAATGTAACCTCTGCTGAAGAGAATCATGATCCCTGTTCCATGAGCAGATATGGAGGGAGATTCTGTCTCTAAATGGCGAAAACAGAGGACTTCTTGACTAGAAAGGTGAAGTGGACTGAACAGTTAAGCATGGGCAAGTCAATTCGAGCCATCATATTCAAACTAGCTCGACATTCACATGTATATACTTCACATGGAAGGCGCGGAATAGCAAGACTTTTGCGGATGAACCTGTATCTGTTAGAAGAACATTTGTTGTATCAAGAAATTAGTGAAAAACATACTCCTCGGAGCTAAAGCCTGGAGAAGGAGTTGTTCTCTCAGCAACGTAAATGAGAGTCAAAGTTTATATATCTGTGTTAGGATAAATTTCCTAAAATGAGAATTTGCATGAGGGCAAGGTCAGAAATGAGCTTTTCTTTGGTGAATGGGTCAGAAGTGTACTTCGTTGTTTAAAGAGGTTAGGTATCAATATCCTTCCTATCAcgatatgtgtatatatatatatatatatatatatcacatttacagcagtgtaactatatatacatttatttatattggtTCTTAATTAAATAGCTCTCTCATGTTGAATCAGTTTCAAAACCAAGTGCAAAACATCTTGAATATTACCAAGCATCTTGAATAATATACATCGTGATCAAGATGAAACTCAATCTGACCTAATTATATAGGTCGGAGTTTATTATTACAAGATGCACGCATGAGTACAATGGCACATGAAACGAGCAAGCAGATCAAAGCACATGCTTAATTTTCAGTGGCCGAAGACAGTTAatgtgtgtttgtttcaacttaattaaaataagtatttaaaaattagttacaaaatagttataagagaaaatgaattgaaaaaagagGGAAAGATGAGAAATGAGGTTCTATACTACATAATCATTAAGTCAAAAACTATTTAATGAgttaagtaaaaatatttgacttaatgaaataagtcatttttcactttttgaTACCATTTTTCCTTCACAAAACAtatcatcatcctcatcatctaTCCACTCttcctatatatttttttccttaactaattaattaagtgcttaatttttaaacacttaatttatcaaactcCACCTTAGTTCTCTCCCCAGTTTATTTCGCGACTccttctaattaattattataatgtatataatttaaatagaTGATATTGATTTACAGAATATCATGTTCTCTGGCCAGGACATAACATGCATGGGTCTACATTTTACTGTTTTTATTATTCCGAGATACATATAGAGAGAAATCGAGAGAGAGCATAACTAACCTTCCACAGTAATATTCATATCATATCTaacttcttttattattattttcgcATGACAACTTAGCTATAGCTAGTTACCAGAGGCCTCTACTCATCGATATGAAGCAACATAGAAACCAGCCGCTGGCGGACCATGAGGATTGCTTGGTGGAGGCGTTGAAAGTTTTTGAGGCTTTTCGTAATCTTGGCTTCGGTCACCAAATGCAGCCAGTGCTGGTGGTGGACTTCTTTCTAGGCGGGTTAACGGACGACTCGGTGGAGAAACTCTTGGTGCAGGAGGCGGGGATCTCGCAGGCCTTTCAATATCTTGGCTTCCGTCGCCAGCAGATGACAAGCTATCCGGAACTGATGGGTTCATTGCTCGGTGACCCATCATTCCTAGGaaaacatcatcatcatcaggaCCGTGTTTGTTGTAGTTCGTTATTGGACGCGATGGAGGCGACACTTTTTGGGATAGTGGCGGGGGACTGGCCGACCGCTGGAAATCACTTGGCGTTGACATTGATGGTAGTTGAATATAACTTGACGCCCTTGGAGCAGAAAAGGAGCCACTGGGGTTTATTCTGAGCATCGGCAATGGGCCTGACGGGATTGATGGAGGCGGAGGTGGGGGGCTTGATGGCCGACTCCAATACGGATTAATTATCAACATTTGATTATCTTCTCCGATCAAGCTTAATTCTgtgaagcatgcatggatgaAAAAGCATAATGAAAACCTAGTGTTTGCGTATGTATATTTATACTGAATGATTAATAAGATGTTGAACTTATGCTACAATAGTGAATCTAAAACACACATAAACCCATGTATAGATGGCATGGAGATGTCGGTTTGCAGTAATATGTAACGTACCAGACAGAGGTCTAATTGTTTCTGCAACATCAAACATGGAAGCGATTAGTCCGAGGAAAGCAGCCATCAGAAACACAGAAGAGAGACTTCTTCTCATGATTGATGAAATGAATTGAAAccaccctctctctctatgaTGCTTCCTGTTGCTTTAATTTGTAGTGGGAACTAAAGAGTCTCAAAATATGCACGTATATATAGAGGGCATAAAGTGATTACTTATTCGGAGTAGGTAATTGTTGacgtcaaaggctcgaaccgaatataatatttgtttatctaatttgtttatttacatcatatgtgtatatatacgtatatatgcatgttaatataaatatatagatttcaagcaaatatatatctatatagaaggacatgcatatacatatacaataTACAACGGAGAAGGTTGAATTTGACCACATTGTGTGAATAACGTACTCGACTAATTATTATTGTGTAAACCCTCGTAACGCACttctcattaaaaaaaattgttatagCTAGGTTGCATCATTTAGGAGCCACCACAGATGTATCTTTTTTTAAGACCAATTTTTCGACAAGAATTTGATCCAACTAGTTTTCTCCCATATGAAAATTCCTAACAGGTTTCCGTCCAGTATAGTTTTGTTTTTGTCCTATGCAAGCACTATCAAAGACTAGTCAACGGATTGGATCAAGCTCAACACAGATGGTGCTTCGCAGGGTAACCCGGACCTTGCGGGTGCGGGAGGCTTACTTCCTGACGGGAACGGCCAATGGATATCAGGTTTTGCTCGAAACATCGGGTTTACTTCAGCTGTTTTGGCCGAATTATGGGGAGCATTAACTGGGCTCGAACATACGTGGAGCCTTGGATTTAAGAAGACGATTCTCGAGGTGAACTCTGAAATGGTCTACAAGCTTGTCTCGAGCTCTGGTCGCAGTGCTCTCCATGTCTCACCTCTTGTTGAGTCCAGGATTTAATCAGGAGAGACTGGAGTGTTTGAGTGATTCATAAATACagagaagaaaattaatgtGCAGGTTGACTGGCAcaaaatttcttaaaaatatcGTTAAATACACACCTCTTTTATCAATCACTGATTGATTTAGGAATGCTATTATTTAGCAATATCATTGGAGTTTCCCTGTCCCACCTTTacctttcttaattttattttgtatcgGGCCTAGAGCCCCAATGTCTTACTACGGAAAAAGACTAGTCAACCCTAATTTTACGCcattgaaattaatatgaaatttaattCTTATTATTATGTTATTACATTGCTAGGCAACCTGGCGTGTTGACTCTAATACAGCCATGAGTAGCTAGACCAGAGTCTAGAATTGaaaccatatatatacatgtatagatatagatgtttATTAACAAATTTAGTTAGGTATAATTATTAATCTTGTAGTTAGGAATTAGCCCTCATCTAAATTCCGTTATTTCTTTATGTTATTATCTTCAATTTAGTGAAGGTTTTGTGAATTCCAATTATTAGCTAGTAATGGGGCATGCACGTGAAACATTAGCTGCCAACTCTATGgtgatgtttttttttttttttctaattatcaTATCCCCCTTGTTTGATTAACTTTGGAgcttcaattaattaataaatactcGAACGTAGAGTTAGTAGGAAAAGTAGTGAGATTAATTAATGGATAGTTATTCTTGTTCAGCcgataaattaatataaacatATTTCCCAAATTCTtatgggatttttttttcttgaagaaTTCTTATGGGAATCTCGAAAAAGAAACTTATCAGCTGAAGTATTTAATAAATGTCTGATATGGTACATATAAGCAGAATATTACTGaatctagctagctagctagttaGCTAGTTGATCTGCCcatctatataatattaatttataactaCATTGTAATAAATATGGatagaataataattatttattaattcataagTTAATtactatataaaaattaataaaatataataaaaattagagaaaaaacTATTGaacatttcaatttttgataGTTATCTCAGTTTTATCTTATCCTTTAAAAATTTCCCTTAGTATTTCAACGTTTTACTTTTGTCCCAAATTTATACTGTCATCAATTCTCTGTCcaaaattaacgaaaaatttgatgTGGCACGTTTTCTAGGTTCTATGCTACTATACCAAAAAATGTGTCACATTagattttctattaattttggatggaaaattGATGGAAAGATAAATTTGGAACAAAAGTGAAATGTTGGAATgcctgaaaaaaaatttaaaggatAGGGTAAATTTGAGAAAGTATCTAAACATTGGAATACATGGAAAGAAATACTGAAAAAAGGATTCATgttttattagtaaataattattcataaatttttagaaGTATGGTATAATTAACTTTATTaaagattaattaaatatttctttcatCGAAATGATTTGActattttatctaaaattattcaaattcatgaaACTCATTTATATAATgtgaaaataataaagttcaagcaaataataaaattataaaactttgaaaattctacaattatttttttttatcaaataaaactaaagatttggattcaattttttaaaattatttctatAGAAATTATACTTATAATAGACatgatatatatgaatttgtTACATAAATCGCTTATGagttgaatatatattcaacaTAGTGCATCTAAAATTTACTATATTAAAGTTTATAGTataaaataatcttttttGTAGATTAAGGatatcaattaatattttcttatataacttcttatcataaaattttcctCACAAAATCCGTGCAATGCACAAGTGTAATAACCTAGTATATATTTCTTGTAGGATTTTAATTGATCAAATTCAGAGTAATTAAGAtactaattatataataaggatcaaattaaatgaaaaatattcattgTGTATTACTCGATCACTTTATGTAAAAAATActtctatattttttcatgTAACATCCCGGTCGACGCTCAAAGGATAAGTAAGCTCAATGTTTTGTGGTTTCGGCCCGCGcggggaatcgaccatcatggTCCGATGAACCACAATGCGAGGATAGCAAGCCGAACCCTCGATGTGTGGGCCTACTCCTCTTTCGGATTCTTAGTCCGAATTGGCCGTTTCTCAACGAATCCACTGAGTCAAACCAAGCGAGATGAATGAAACataattcaagcggtaaataaactaaaaatgaCAAACTTTAGACAAATATCAGTATCGACAGTGCGTGCAGGATATGGGCCCACACGTAACAGGACTCTTGAATTCAGAATTCTCGATTCCACAAAAAAATTGTCTTGACAAATTAGGTGTATCCTTACTCCTAGACCTAGGCAACTCCTCGGCCATCGACCTCTGAGTCGTAAATTGGtggtggcgactccttctcgaTCTCATCAGTCACGCATCCCCtaggaaggtggatactcttAGGCTGTGCAATCTTGCGCAGGcagggccccgacgagacgaaattcgggtccgcacaGTTTCTTTTTACAGCCCTAATTAACTAattcaactatatatattgaatctTTAGTGACGACAGTCCTCATCGTGGGAAGTAGAAATAGCAATAATTCGAAATCATTCTATTAATTTGAAATGGTTATAATCTCTACCATGGGTTGGACTTATCTAACTAATATGAGATTAATATAGGCGTAGAGTGTCCagatttttaatttgtataaTTTAATTAGCGGACTTTATGTCACCTTGATCGTCACACAAACCTTTAATTAActgtttttttaaaacaattcTTAAATATATGTTAGGAAATTAGTAAATTAATATGAAAGTAATAAAAGTGAGGTGATATACATAGAGGTGAGGCATCCAATTTAATTTGTTGTCTTTCCGCTTGTCGACAACAGGCCATCACCTGATGTGAGCATTAGCAAACTCATTTccatttcaattattaaaaaaaaaagaagagaaaccATGCAATTCCATTTAAGAAACCTTATTCAATAAGTGCACTTCAACCTAACATGAATGAAGATGAGTATAATTGAGAATCACttactaatttatttatttattcaagaatgatcataattacaaggctatatttaatatgattaatatattttcCCAACTTAAGAAATTAAGATTGCATTTGATTTTCGATTTACATCATGATCCAACTTAACTTGATTTTGAGTAATGATTGCAAttattgacaaatatataaacgtgtgagaatatatatatgtatatatatatagatatgaaagTAGATgggtaatttattattaaaaatttgatataaaaatagTTAGGAAAAATATGAGcgaaatattattattaaatggataaaaagataaattgagtagagtaaaattatttatttgaaaaccaaacaaaagCCTAGCCATCATTAATCAATCATAACTGCCACAACTGtcttttaattgatttttcatttttaacaaTATTATGTACGTATGCCTTATCATTGTGCATTATTTGTAGAGCTGAcaattcgtgtcgtgtcgtgtttatacgtgcCGTGTCTAAACGA
This genomic window contains:
- the LOC116192386 gene encoding proline-rich receptor-like protein kinase PERK9; this encodes MRRSLSSVFLMAAFLGLIASMFDVAETIRPLSELSLIGEDNQMLIINPYWSRPSSPPPPPPSIPSGPLPMLRINPSGSFSAPRASSYIQLPSMSTPSDFQRSASPPPLSQKVSPPSRPITNYNKHGPDDDDVFLGMMGHRAMNPSVPDSLSSAGDGSQDIERPARSPPPAPRVSPPSRPLTRLERSPPPALAAFGDRSQDYEKPQKLSTPPPSNPHGPPAAGFYVASYR